Proteins from one Podospora pseudocomata strain CBS 415.72m chromosome 4, whole genome shotgun sequence genomic window:
- a CDS encoding hypothetical protein (EggNog:ENOG503NYVA; COG:S) encodes MSASLFYKTSQVHWIGWICQRIRGKRESIMIAFRARWNCSKLEDLEKRIESFRQQLVLGLLVTIRNFAMQSLDHEEAPLQRLDGVTQVPRPEQSAPAHALFQHLAHRGGLDNYATDSIRWKTLHSSTLNRVATGQGEMVSPPAIETSFNSSSCLRFLAQTARINDSLKSMKLTSAHLSGFSTKTVKQSIHGTILSNGASKAGSGKSTLMRFISQHPQLMKHLQVWSNGAPVTIASFYFWASGTAMQASSEGLLRPLLYQLLDQHKHIIPKLAPQTWEGTYLFGAPMPMVQADDLRRMLGFTVREVGKISRICLIIDGLDEFGGSTDDVLDTIEAFTSHYIKVCAAIRPWVAFEESFYQKPQLLLQNLTRQDMEDPRYEGTVVLGAFERASPTLRSNSRGILWTKLMVSSYGCVLL; translated from the exons ATGAGTGCCTCACTCTTTTACAAGACTTCACAAGTTCACTGGATCGGTTGGATTTGCCAGAGAATCCGGGGGAAAAGAGAGTCCATCATGATCGCATTTAGGGCGCGGTGGAATTGCTCCAAACTTGAGGACTTGGAGAAACGAATCGAAAGTTTTCGTCAGcagcttgttcttggtcttctcgTCACCATCAG AAACTTTGCGATGCAGTCACTTGATCATGAGGAGGCCCCTCTTCAAAGACTTGACGGCGTAACTCAGGTGCCACGACCAGAACAAAGCGCTCCAGCCCACGCGCTATTCCAGCATCTCGCCCACAGAGGAGGACTGGATAATTACGCGACAGACTCTATCCGATGGAAAACTCTGCATAGCTCTACCCTCAATCGTGTCGCCACAGGTCAAGGAGAGATGGTTAGCCCCCCAGCGATAGAAACAAGCTTCAACAGCAGTTCTTGTCTACGGTTCTTGGCACAGACGGCAAGAATCAACGACAGTCTCAAATCCATGAAGCTCACAAGCGCACATTTGAGTGGATTTTCGACGAAAACGGTGAAGCAGAGCATCCATGGGACAATTTTGTCGAATGGTGCGA GCAAGGCTGGCTCTGGGAAGTCAACACTGATGAGATTCATctctcaacatccccaactCATGAAGCACCTCCAGGTCTGGTCTAATGGTGCGCCAGTCACCATTGCTTCGTTTTATTTTTGGGCGTCGGGAACCGCGATGCAAGCATCTTCCGAAGGGCTGCTTCGGCCCCTGCTCTACCAATTGCTGGACCAGCACAAACACATCATTCCTAAACTCGCGCCTCAGACATGGGAGGGGACCTATCTATTCGGAGCGCCAATGCCAATGGTTCAGGCCGATGACCTGCGAAGAATGCTGGGTTTTACGGTTCGTGAAGTGGGCAAAATCTCGAGGATCTGTCTTATCATTGATGGCTTGGACGAGTTCGGGGGGAGTACAGATGATGTCCTTGACACCATTGAGGCTTTCACCTCGCATTACATCAAGGTTTGCGCTGCCATCCGTCCTTGGGTGGCTTTTGAGGAGTCATTCTATCAAAAACCACAACTGCTACTTCAAAACTTGACTCGTCAAGACATGGAGGA TCCGCGCTATGAGGGAACCGTGGTTTTAGGCGCCTTCGAGCGCGCGAGCCCGACTTTGCGGAGCAACTCGCGAGGAATATTGTGGACAAAGCTGATGGTGTCTTCTTATGGGTGTGTCTTGTTGTGA
- a CDS encoding hypothetical protein (COG:S; EggNog:ENOG503NYN9): MVLKKQLRLVGSFSSAIYRDTDYGNWHSEKSWIGYDELAIVMTLMLQSNLSSPHLSYNELVYPTLALEGLNADEKQLNQSELEIAAVIPVLSVVFECHVYRQNEIAIDVLVADTIGDIVIHHRIASSELFPRNDTIRVNVTGEYCSNNNITPPELAATALFAIGDADTSVNVFAGAAGPAQTSNIQVRACSNFFVWGTHTRPTTGGSP, translated from the coding sequence ATGGTTTTAAAGAAACAACTTCGATTGGTCGGTTCCTTTTCATCTGCCATCTATCGCGATACAGACTATGGCAACTGGCACTCTGAGAAGTCATGGATCGGTTACGATGAGCTTGCCATTGTTATGACTTTGATGCTGCAAAGCAATCTATCATCACCACACTTGTCATACAATGAGCTAGTCTACCCAACCCTGGCCTTGGAGGGGCTGAACGCGGACGAGAAGCAACTAAACCAGTCCGAGTTGGAGATTGCGGCGGTGATACCTGTTTTGTCGGTTGTTTTCGAATGCCATGTGTATCGCCAAAACGAAATCGCAATCGATGTTCTGGTTGCAGACACTATCGGAGACATAGTCATCCATCACAGGATCGCTTCATCTGAGCTGTTCCCTCGTAACGACACTATCAGAGTCAATGTCACCGGGGAATATTGTTCGAATAACAACATCACGCCGCCTGAGCTTGCAGCGACAGCTCTCTTCGCCATAGGCGATGCAGACACATCCGTCAACGTGTTTGCTGGCGCCGCCGGGCCAGCTCAGACATCGAATATACAGGTTCGCGCGTGCAGCAACTTCTTTGTTTGGGGCACCCACACCAGGCCCACTACTGGCGGTTCCCCTTGA